From a single Drosophila sulfurigaster albostrigata strain 15112-1811.04 chromosome 3, ASM2355843v2, whole genome shotgun sequence genomic region:
- the LOC133842512 gene encoding uncharacterized protein LOC133842512 isoform X3 — MPTTMLEEDNASLKKASIPATVSTAASLFENSSKCQPNDNDDDLNVDCDSYGSMETLSDTVSITIDGEKHWVSGVDSSTTCADLICALLQYQDLEEKHGSSSTKAIGKSNNQITIQTKEEDDQQATNFSKSLVKKNSHEYVIVKQLRNCHFEEYLDGSTRLLDVIPLRDNFGKKLCELQLRNLARTTPALTAARVNNQNHNHNQLFSMLSMSTDKDSGMGSPVGSSRSERFRRRRGKQRASIAAAAAAAAATKSVAQMALQRAAGDQQPKRSKQQQQQQQQLQQQQSEQQQVEGEQEEEEKEHCNGNPNERLMNIILAQDETINRQMCLLNEKEQQILKIEEEKHRVRERELGKNYLLDAYLKTIDKPAEAGDEQRHRIPQFPTDDMQIYWLEKVYTLNKQLQREEEQLLRLHAKVRKQQVRYAYHTKGEVLQQIDRLDGELAVQVADIYRVERQLLMANEQLKAKLGVLECLGREFEVLPHVNESPDLAPSCHANVQQLRETIRKQDPQQIEKNCNVRQLTDAKMLKKQFFGVVDNPESSLYATDLDIEHLGTLV; from the exons A tgccaacaacaatgttggAGGAAGACAACGCCTCCCTGAAGAAGGCCTCAATCCCGGCCACAGTCTCCACAGCCGCTTCCCTCTTCGAGAACTCCAGCAAATGTCAACccaatgataatgatgatgacttGAATGTTGATTGCGATTCATATGGCTCAATGGAAACACTTTCCGACACCGTCTCCATAACAATCGATGGCGAAAAACATTGGGTCTCAGGTGTGGATTCATCGACCACCTGTGCTGATCTGATTTGTGCATTGCTTCAGTATCAGGATCTCGAGGAGAAGCATGGAAGTTCGAGTACGAAAGCGATTGGCAAATCAAACAACCAAATTACCATCCAAACCAAAGAGGAGGACGACCAACAGGCGACCAACTTTAGCAAGAGTCTAGTAAAGAAGAACTCGCATGAATACGTGATTGTCAAACAATTGAGAAACTGTCATTTCGAGGAATATTTGGATGGCAGCACTCGTCTGCTTGACGTCATTCCACTGCGAGATAATTTCGGCAAGAAACTG TGCGAGCTTCAGCTGCGAAATCTAGCGAGAACAACACCTGCTCTGACAGCGGCGAGAGTCAACAACCAGAACCATAACCATAACCAGCTGTTCTCGATGCTGTCCATGTCAACCGATAAGGACAGCGGCATGGGCAGTCCCGTGGGCAGTTCCCGAAGTGAACGATTCCGCAGACGGCGGGGCAAGCAGAGAGCTTCcattgcggctgctgctgctgctgctgctgccacaaagTCGGTGGCACAAATGGCACTGCAGAGGGCAGCTGGCGATCAACAACCAAAGCGaagcaaacaacagcagcaacaacaacagcaacttcaacaacaacaatcggaACAACAGCAGGTAGAAGGAGAAcaagaggaagaggagaagGAACATTGCAATGGAAATCCAAACGAACGTCTCATGAATATTATATTGGCTCAAGACGAGACAATCAATAGGCAAATGTGTTTGCTAAA TGAAAAGGAACAACAAATCTTGAAGATTGAGGAGGAAAAACATCGGGTGAGGGAACGAGAACTGGGCAAAAACTATTTACTAGATGCCTACTTGAAGACGATAGACAAACCAGCCGAGGCAGGCGATGAGCAACGACACAGAATACCACAATTTCCCACAG ATGACATGCAAATCTATTGGCTCGAAAAGGTTTACACACTCAACAAGCAGCTGCAACGCGAGGAGGAACAACTGCTGCGACTGCATGCGAAAGTGCGGAAGCAACAGGTGCGCTACGCTTACCACACCAAGGGAGAAGTGTTGCAACAGATCGATCGACTCGATGGCGAGTTGGCCGTGCAGGTGGCAGACATCTATCGCGTGGAACGACAACTGTTGATGGCCAATGAGCAGTTGAAGGCCAAATTGGGCGTCTTGGAATGTCTGGGACGTGAGTTTGAAGTGTTGCCGCACGTGAACGAGAGTCCAGACCTTGCCCCCAGTTGCCACGCGAACGTGCAACAGCTACGCGAAACGATTCGCAAACAAGATCCACAGCAAATCGAGAAGAATTGCAATGTGCGGCAGCTAACGGATGCCAAAATGCTCAAGAAGCAATTCTTTGGCGTTGTTGACAACCCTGAATCATCGTTATATGCCACCGATCTGGATATCGAGCATCTGGGCACACTTGTTTAG
- the LOC133842512 gene encoding probable E3 ubiquitin-protein ligase bre1 isoform X1, producing MPTTMLEEDNASLKKASIPATVSTAASLFENSSKCQPNDNDDDLNVDCDSYGSMETLSDTVSITIDGEKHWVSGVDSSTTCADLICALLQYQDLEEKHGSSSTKAIGKSNNQITIQTKEEDDQQATNFSKSLVKKNSHEYVIVKQLRNCHFEEYLDGSTRLLDVIPLRDNFGKKLCELQLRNLARTTPALTAARVNNQNHNHNQLFSMLSMSTDKDSGMGSPVGSSRSERFRRRRGKQRASIAAAAAAAAATKSVAQMALQRAAGDQQPKRSKQQQQQQQQLQQQQSEQQQVEGEQEEEEKEHCNGNPNERLMNIILAQDETINRQMCLLNEKEQQILKIEEEKHRVRERELGKNYLLDAYLKTIDKPAEAGDEQRHRIPQFPTVDTNLSDDMQIYWLEKVYTLNKQLQREEEQLLRLHAKVRKQQVRYAYHTKGEVLQQIDRLDGELAVQVADIYRVERQLLMANEQLKAKLGVLECLGREFEVLPHVNESPDLAPSCHANVQQLRETIRKQDPQQIEKNCNVRQLTDAKMLKKQFFGVVDNPESSLYATDLDIEHLGTLV from the exons A tgccaacaacaatgttggAGGAAGACAACGCCTCCCTGAAGAAGGCCTCAATCCCGGCCACAGTCTCCACAGCCGCTTCCCTCTTCGAGAACTCCAGCAAATGTCAACccaatgataatgatgatgacttGAATGTTGATTGCGATTCATATGGCTCAATGGAAACACTTTCCGACACCGTCTCCATAACAATCGATGGCGAAAAACATTGGGTCTCAGGTGTGGATTCATCGACCACCTGTGCTGATCTGATTTGTGCATTGCTTCAGTATCAGGATCTCGAGGAGAAGCATGGAAGTTCGAGTACGAAAGCGATTGGCAAATCAAACAACCAAATTACCATCCAAACCAAAGAGGAGGACGACCAACAGGCGACCAACTTTAGCAAGAGTCTAGTAAAGAAGAACTCGCATGAATACGTGATTGTCAAACAATTGAGAAACTGTCATTTCGAGGAATATTTGGATGGCAGCACTCGTCTGCTTGACGTCATTCCACTGCGAGATAATTTCGGCAAGAAACTG TGCGAGCTTCAGCTGCGAAATCTAGCGAGAACAACACCTGCTCTGACAGCGGCGAGAGTCAACAACCAGAACCATAACCATAACCAGCTGTTCTCGATGCTGTCCATGTCAACCGATAAGGACAGCGGCATGGGCAGTCCCGTGGGCAGTTCCCGAAGTGAACGATTCCGCAGACGGCGGGGCAAGCAGAGAGCTTCcattgcggctgctgctgctgctgctgctgccacaaagTCGGTGGCACAAATGGCACTGCAGAGGGCAGCTGGCGATCAACAACCAAAGCGaagcaaacaacagcagcaacaacaacagcaacttcaacaacaacaatcggaACAACAGCAGGTAGAAGGAGAAcaagaggaagaggagaagGAACATTGCAATGGAAATCCAAACGAACGTCTCATGAATATTATATTGGCTCAAGACGAGACAATCAATAGGCAAATGTGTTTGCTAAA TGAAAAGGAACAACAAATCTTGAAGATTGAGGAGGAAAAACATCGGGTGAGGGAACGAGAACTGGGCAAAAACTATTTACTAGATGCCTACTTGAAGACGATAGACAAACCAGCCGAGGCAGGCGATGAGCAACGACACAGAATACCACAATTTCCCACAG TTGACACAAACCTTTCAGATGACATGCAAATCTATTGGCTCGAAAAGGTTTACACACTCAACAAGCAGCTGCAACGCGAGGAGGAACAACTGCTGCGACTGCATGCGAAAGTGCGGAAGCAACAGGTGCGCTACGCTTACCACACCAAGGGAGAAGTGTTGCAACAGATCGATCGACTCGATGGCGAGTTGGCCGTGCAGGTGGCAGACATCTATCGCGTGGAACGACAACTGTTGATGGCCAATGAGCAGTTGAAGGCCAAATTGGGCGTCTTGGAATGTCTGGGACGTGAGTTTGAAGTGTTGCCGCACGTGAACGAGAGTCCAGACCTTGCCCCCAGTTGCCACGCGAACGTGCAACAGCTACGCGAAACGATTCGCAAACAAGATCCACAGCAAATCGAGAAGAATTGCAATGTGCGGCAGCTAACGGATGCCAAAATGCTCAAGAAGCAATTCTTTGGCGTTGTTGACAACCCTGAATCATCGTTATATGCCACCGATCTGGATATCGAGCATCTGGGCACACTTGTTTAG
- the LOC133842512 gene encoding probable E3 ubiquitin-protein ligase bre1 isoform X2 yields the protein MLEEDNASLKKASIPATVSTAASLFENSSKCQPNDNDDDLNVDCDSYGSMETLSDTVSITIDGEKHWVSGVDSSTTCADLICALLQYQDLEEKHGSSSTKAIGKSNNQITIQTKEEDDQQATNFSKSLVKKNSHEYVIVKQLRNCHFEEYLDGSTRLLDVIPLRDNFGKKLCELQLRNLARTTPALTAARVNNQNHNHNQLFSMLSMSTDKDSGMGSPVGSSRSERFRRRRGKQRASIAAAAAAAAATKSVAQMALQRAAGDQQPKRSKQQQQQQQQLQQQQSEQQQVEGEQEEEEKEHCNGNPNERLMNIILAQDETINRQMCLLNEKEQQILKIEEEKHRVRERELGKNYLLDAYLKTIDKPAEAGDEQRHRIPQFPTVDTNLSDDMQIYWLEKVYTLNKQLQREEEQLLRLHAKVRKQQVRYAYHTKGEVLQQIDRLDGELAVQVADIYRVERQLLMANEQLKAKLGVLECLGREFEVLPHVNESPDLAPSCHANVQQLRETIRKQDPQQIEKNCNVRQLTDAKMLKKQFFGVVDNPESSLYATDLDIEHLGTLV from the exons atgttggAGGAAGACAACGCCTCCCTGAAGAAGGCCTCAATCCCGGCCACAGTCTCCACAGCCGCTTCCCTCTTCGAGAACTCCAGCAAATGTCAACccaatgataatgatgatgacttGAATGTTGATTGCGATTCATATGGCTCAATGGAAACACTTTCCGACACCGTCTCCATAACAATCGATGGCGAAAAACATTGGGTCTCAGGTGTGGATTCATCGACCACCTGTGCTGATCTGATTTGTGCATTGCTTCAGTATCAGGATCTCGAGGAGAAGCATGGAAGTTCGAGTACGAAAGCGATTGGCAAATCAAACAACCAAATTACCATCCAAACCAAAGAGGAGGACGACCAACAGGCGACCAACTTTAGCAAGAGTCTAGTAAAGAAGAACTCGCATGAATACGTGATTGTCAAACAATTGAGAAACTGTCATTTCGAGGAATATTTGGATGGCAGCACTCGTCTGCTTGACGTCATTCCACTGCGAGATAATTTCGGCAAGAAACTG TGCGAGCTTCAGCTGCGAAATCTAGCGAGAACAACACCTGCTCTGACAGCGGCGAGAGTCAACAACCAGAACCATAACCATAACCAGCTGTTCTCGATGCTGTCCATGTCAACCGATAAGGACAGCGGCATGGGCAGTCCCGTGGGCAGTTCCCGAAGTGAACGATTCCGCAGACGGCGGGGCAAGCAGAGAGCTTCcattgcggctgctgctgctgctgctgctgccacaaagTCGGTGGCACAAATGGCACTGCAGAGGGCAGCTGGCGATCAACAACCAAAGCGaagcaaacaacagcagcaacaacaacagcaacttcaacaacaacaatcggaACAACAGCAGGTAGAAGGAGAAcaagaggaagaggagaagGAACATTGCAATGGAAATCCAAACGAACGTCTCATGAATATTATATTGGCTCAAGACGAGACAATCAATAGGCAAATGTGTTTGCTAAA TGAAAAGGAACAACAAATCTTGAAGATTGAGGAGGAAAAACATCGGGTGAGGGAACGAGAACTGGGCAAAAACTATTTACTAGATGCCTACTTGAAGACGATAGACAAACCAGCCGAGGCAGGCGATGAGCAACGACACAGAATACCACAATTTCCCACAG TTGACACAAACCTTTCAGATGACATGCAAATCTATTGGCTCGAAAAGGTTTACACACTCAACAAGCAGCTGCAACGCGAGGAGGAACAACTGCTGCGACTGCATGCGAAAGTGCGGAAGCAACAGGTGCGCTACGCTTACCACACCAAGGGAGAAGTGTTGCAACAGATCGATCGACTCGATGGCGAGTTGGCCGTGCAGGTGGCAGACATCTATCGCGTGGAACGACAACTGTTGATGGCCAATGAGCAGTTGAAGGCCAAATTGGGCGTCTTGGAATGTCTGGGACGTGAGTTTGAAGTGTTGCCGCACGTGAACGAGAGTCCAGACCTTGCCCCCAGTTGCCACGCGAACGTGCAACAGCTACGCGAAACGATTCGCAAACAAGATCCACAGCAAATCGAGAAGAATTGCAATGTGCGGCAGCTAACGGATGCCAAAATGCTCAAGAAGCAATTCTTTGGCGTTGTTGACAACCCTGAATCATCGTTATATGCCACCGATCTGGATATCGAGCATCTGGGCACACTTGTTTAG
- the LOC133842513 gene encoding osteopetrosis-associated transmembrane protein 1 yields the protein MRELVLLMAILSCLTHAAVSLNCTKDLHHLADKQMYFIICTTTHAVPVRDERICGSCKSQNDEMVASYNGLMQNCSDLYKDVNRLNIVITTHELLEGLWNKAYCENCFESGGHLWNNFTDLYYSFLACNRSTNAKDICTECKSHYLNMNDFYTDLDKSQKGHICFDIQDIMNSTRVLWSKQLKCCQREDKMTTFLTSVGVVALLPLLLFYGTAIVLTKRREARHGLLNDQEPELDAPSTSQLITAAILSTPSESPAVVTANTEKIAKLLTRPKAFSDSSDSDDEPAIKPKNN from the exons ATGCGCGAACTTGTGCTACTAATGGCAATTTTGAGCTGCCTTACGCATGCAGCTGTATCCCTTAATTGCACTAAAGATTTGCATCATCTGGCGGACAAACAGATGTATTTCATTATCTGCACCACAACGCATGCAGTTCCAGTGCGCGATGAACGaatttgtggcagctgcaagtCGCAAAATGATGAAATGGTTGCCAGCTATAACGGCCTGATGCAGAACTGTTCGGATCTCTATAAGGATGTGAATCGCTTAAACATTGTAATTACCACGCATGAACTGCTCGAGGGTCTGTGGAACAAAGCCTATTGCGAAA ATTGCTTTGAATCTGGTGGACACTTGTGGAATAACTTCACGGATTTATATTACTCTTTCCTTGCGTGCAATAGATCGACCAATGCCAAAGATATTTGCACCGAATGTAAATCGCATTATCTGAATATGAACGATTTCTACACGGATTTGGATAAGTCACAAAAGGGTCACATCTGTTTCGATATACAGGATATT ATGAATAGCACCCGTGTCCTGTGGTccaagcaattaaaatgctgtCAGCGTGAAGATAAGATGACAACATTCCTGACCAGCGTTGGAGTCGTGgctctgctgccgctgttgctctTCTACGGCACTGCCATTGTGCTGACCAAGCGCAGGGAGGCGCGTCATGGTCTGCTAAACGATCAGGAACCTGAACTCGATGCACCTTCCACCTCACAATTGATCACCGCAGCAATTCTATCGACGCCCTCTGAGTCCCCGGCTGTGGTGACAGCCAACACAGAAAAGATAGCGAAGCTTTTGACGCGCCCTAAAGCTTTCAGTGATTcgagcgacagcgacgacgagcCTGCAATTAAGCCAAAgaataactaa